In the genome of Yersinia enterocolitica, the window CAGTGTCATTGCACTTTCTGGTTTTACTCTTGCTGTGCTGTTAGTGGTTTTGCGTTTGGTATTTGGCCCGGAATGGGCGGGCGGCGGTGTCTTTACGCTCTTTGCCGTGTTGTTCATGTTCATCGGTGCCCAATTCGTTGGTATGGGGCTACTCGGTGAATACATCGGTCGAATTTATAACGATGTGCGCGCGCGCCCACGTTATTTCATACAGAAAGTGGTCGGGGCAGAGCATACCGACAATAATCAGGAAGTAGAAAAATGAAAGCGATTGTATTTGCCTATCATGATATTGGCTGTGTAGGTCTAAAAGCACTAGTAGAAGCTGGTTACGATATTCAGGCAGTATTTACCCATACTGACGATCCTAATGAGAATCGTTTTTTCTCTTCAGTGGCCCGGGTTGCTGCTGATTTAGAACTTCCTGTATTTGCACCGGATGATGCCAATCATCCGTTATGGGTTGAGCGCATTAAGCAATTACAGCCGGATATTATTTTCTCTTTCTATTATCGCAATATGCTGTGTGATGAAATTTTGTCGTTAGCACCGCAAGGAGGATTCAATTTACACGGCTCCTTGTTGCCGAAATACCGAGGGCGTGCTCCGATTAACTGGGCGCTGGTTAATGGGGAGACCGAAACAGGTGTAACCTTGCACCAAATGGTAAAAAAAGCTGATGCAGGCCCAATTGTGGGTCAGCACAAAGTTACCATCAGCGATACAGATACTGCATTGACATTACATGCAAAAATGCGTGAAGCGTCGCAAGAGTTGTTACGTGATTTATTGCCAAAAATGAAGCGTTCTTCACTGCATCTGACACCACAAAAAGAAGCTGATGCCAGCTATTTTGGCCGTCGAACTGCTGCTGATGGAGAGGTCAATTGGCAAAAGTCAGCATCAGATATCAATAATTTAGTTCGTGCCGTGACGGAGCCTTATCCCGGTGCATTCAGCTATCTTGGACAGCGTAAACTCATCATCTGGCGTGCGCGACCACTGAAGATGGCACACGGAAAGTTACCCGGCACCATACTCTCAATTTCACCTTTAGTTGTCGCCTGCGGTGAAGGTGCGCTGGAGATTGTTACTGGTCAGGGAGACGCTGGTTTGTATGTTCAGGGCAGTCGATTAGCCCAAGAAATGGGCATTGTCACGGATGTGCGTTTAGCTAATAGACCAAGCAATGCTTTGAAAAGACGTACCCGTGTACTGATCCTTGGTGTGAACGGCTTCATTGGTAATCACTTAACCGAACGCTTGTTGCGTGATGACCGTTACGAAGTCTATGGTCTGGATATTGGTTCTGATGCTATTAGTCGTTTCTTGGATAACCCTTTCTTCCATTTCGTGGAAGGCGACATCAGTATTCATTCCGAATGGATCGAATATCATATTAAAAAATGTGATGTCATTTTGCCGCTGGTGGCTATTGCGACGCCAATTGAATATACCCGCAATCCACTGCGTGTTTTCGAATTAGATTTTGAAGAAAATTTAAAGATTGTTCGCGATTGCGTTAAATACAATAAACGTATTGTCTTCCCATCCACTTCTGAAGTTTATGGTATGTGTGATGACAAAGAGTTTGACGAGGACAGTTCGCGACTGATTGTTGGGCCAATTAACAAACAGCGCTGGATATATTCGGTATCCAAACAATTATTGGATCGTGTTATCTGGGCTTATGGTGCGAAAGAAAATCTCAGATTCACATTGTTCCGCCCATTTAACTGGATGGGGCCACGTCTGGATAACCTTGACGCTGCTCGTATTGGCAGTTCCCGCGCCATTACACAATTGATATTAAATCTGGTTGAAGGCTCTCCTATTCAACTGGTTGATGGCGGCGCGCAAAAACGCTGTTTTACTGATATTCATGATGGCATTGAAGCGCTATTTCGCATTATTGAGAACAATGATGGCTGCTGTGATGGTCAGATAATCAATATTGGTAACCCGACGAATGAGGCTAGTATTCGCGAATTAGCGCAAATGCTGCTGAGTAGTTTTGAAAAACATCAATTACGTGGTCACTTCCCACCATTTGCTGGCTTTAAAGATATCGAAAGCAGTGCCTATTATGGTAAAGGCTACCAAGATGTCGAATATCGCACCCCCAGCATCACGAATGCGCGACGTATTTTACATTGGCAGCCAGAAATCGCTTTGCAGCAAACTGTCAGCGAAACCTTGGATTTCTTCCTTCGTGGTGCTGTACTCGAACTGGGTGAAACCCAAAAGGATGAGCATTATCTATGAAGCAAGTTGGACTAAGAATTGATGTGGATACCTACCGTGGAACAA includes:
- a CDS encoding bifunctional UDP-4-amino-4-deoxy-L-arabinose formyltransferase/UDP-glucuronic acid oxidase ArnA (Bifunctional polymyxin resistance arnA protein; catalyzes the decarboxylation of UDP-glucuronic acid to UDP-4-keto-arabinose and the addition of a formyl group to UDP-4-amino-4-deoxy-L-arabinose to form UDP-L-4-formamido-arabinose; active in certain mutant strains), with the translated sequence MKAIVFAYHDIGCVGLKALVEAGYDIQAVFTHTDDPNENRFFSSVARVAADLELPVFAPDDANHPLWVERIKQLQPDIIFSFYYRNMLCDEILSLAPQGGFNLHGSLLPKYRGRAPINWALVNGETETGVTLHQMVKKADAGPIVGQHKVTISDTDTALTLHAKMREASQELLRDLLPKMKRSSLHLTPQKEADASYFGRRTAADGEVNWQKSASDINNLVRAVTEPYPGAFSYLGQRKLIIWRARPLKMAHGKLPGTILSISPLVVACGEGALEIVTGQGDAGLYVQGSRLAQEMGIVTDVRLANRPSNALKRRTRVLILGVNGFIGNHLTERLLRDDRYEVYGLDIGSDAISRFLDNPFFHFVEGDISIHSEWIEYHIKKCDVILPLVAIATPIEYTRNPLRVFELDFEENLKIVRDCVKYNKRIVFPSTSEVYGMCDDKEFDEDSSRLIVGPINKQRWIYSVSKQLLDRVIWAYGAKENLRFTLFRPFNWMGPRLDNLDAARIGSSRAITQLILNLVEGSPIQLVDGGAQKRCFTDIHDGIEALFRIIENNDGCCDGQIINIGNPTNEASIRELAQMLLSSFEKHQLRGHFPPFAGFKDIESSAYYGKGYQDVEYRTPSITNARRILHWQPEIALQQTVSETLDFFLRGAVLELGETQKDEHYL